DNA from Xanthomonas hyacinthi:
CAGGCGCAGGCCGACGCGGTGCACGCGCTGGTGCTGTCCGGCAGCGAGCGCATCTTCTCCGCCGGCATGTTCTCCGCCAGCATGGACGTGCCGCACCTGCTCGGGCACGGCGGCGACCGCGCCAAGCTGCTCCACAGCCGACGCGCGGGCCGGCGCGGGCCGCCCGGTATAATCGTGGACAGTCCTCCGCCCAGGCCCCGCCTCTTGTCCGCCAAGCCGCCCGCCCCCGTCGTCTCCGAACTGATCGAACTGCTGTCGCTGGAACGGCTGGAGGACAACCTGTTCCGCGGCCAGAGCCGCGACATCGGCGCCAAGTACGTGTTCGGCGGGCAGGTGCTGGGGCAGGCGCTGTCGGCGGCACAGGCGACGGTGGACAACGGCCGCCGCGTGCATTCGCTGCACGCCTATTTCCTGCGCGCCGGCGACATCGACCATCCCATCGTCTACGACGTGGACCGCACCCGCGACGGCGGCAGTTTCTCGGTGCGCCGGGTCACCGCGATCCAGCACGGCCAGGTGATCTTCTTCTGCGCCGCCTCGTTCCAGGAACAGGAGGACGGCGCTACCCACCAGCTGAAGATGCCGGAAGTACCGCAGCCGGAAGACATCGAGCCGACCCAGGCCGCGCGCCCGGACGTGCTGGCGACGCTGCCGACCAAGGTGCAGCGCTGGCTCGCGCGCGGCGGCCCGTTCGAGTTCCGCCACGTGTATCCGCGCGACGAACTGAACCCGCCCAAGCGCCCGCCGTTCCAGCAGATGTGGCTGCGCCTGAGCGAACCGGTCGGCGATGCGCCGGAACTGCACCAGGCGCTGCTGGCCTATGCCTCGGATTTCCACCTGCTCGGCACCGCGACGTTCCCGCACGGCATCAGCTATTACACGCCGAACGTGCAGATGGCCTCGCTCGACCACGCGCTGTGGTTCCACCGCCCGTTCCGCGCCGACGACTGGCTGCTGTACTCGCTGGACAGCCCCAGCGCGCAGAGTTCGCGCGGCCTGGCGCGCGGCCAGTTCTTCACCCGCGACGGGGTGCTGGTCGCCAGCACCGCGCAGGAGGGCCTGATCCGCGTAGTGCCCGAGGCCGGCGCCGCGGCGCAGGTCCCGGCCAGGCACTGAGGCGACGACGATGCGGCAGATCTTCAGCAGCCAACGCGTGGAAACCGCCGAAGGCGTGGCCAAGCTGTTGCGTGAGCGAGGCATCGAGGTGCGGTTGAGCAACGGCCGCTCCTACCGCAGCCGGCGCAGCGGCCAGTTCAACTACATCGACCCGGTGGCGACGCAGGTGCAGCCGACGGTATGGGTGGTGCACGCCGACGACCAGCCGCGCGCGCGCGCATTGTTGCGCGCGTCCGGCCTGATCGACAGCACCCGCCAAGACCCGGCGCAGACGCTGCCGTACCTGAGCGAATTCCGCTCGCAGGCGGTGCCGGACAGCGGCAAGCGCTGGGCCTGGCGGCTCCGCGTCGCGCTGCTGCTGGCGATCGGCGCGGTGGCGCTGGCGACGGTGCTGCGCCATCGCGGCAATCAGGCGCCTGCGTCGACACCGGCGACGGCACCGGCACCGGCTGCCGCACCGGCAGCGCAACCGGCACACGACGCCGACGAAGTGCGGGTGCGGGTGCAACCGGCGCAACGCGGCAACTGAGTCGTCGTCGGCAACGGCATCCCTGCTGCTTGCAGGAGGCGATCGGGATGGCCTCGGGCCAGCGGCCCCGGCGGCGGCTTCAGCCCCGACGGCTGTCGAGGTTCGCTAGCTCGCCAACGTGCCTGTCGCGGTTGATGTCCCGAGGCCACCCGGAACCGCTCCTACAGGGACATGGCGATTGGCCGGGTGCACTGCGGGAGCGCTGCCCAGACACATAAAAACGCCCCTGAGCGCTGCGCAGGGGCGGGTGTCGATCGGCGCCTTGTTGCCTGTTGCGGGGTGGAACGGTCAGTTCGCGTCGGGTGCGGCCGGCATCGGCTTCGCGCCCGGCTTCTGACCAGGCTTCTGGCCCGGCTTGTGCATCCACATGGCCTGCGCCGCATCGAACTCGGCGCGGCTGAGCATGCCGTCCTTGTTGGTGTCGGCCTCGACGAACCAGGCGTCGCGATGCTGCTTGGCGCGCAGTTCGAAGTCGGCGCGATCGACGAAGCCGTCCTGGTTCGCGTCCATCTTGTCGAAGCGTGCGGCGAACTTCGGATCGGCCTTGGCCTCGTCGCGGCTGATGCGGCCGTCCTTGTTGGTGTCCAGCTTGGCCAGCGGCCCACCATCGCGTGGCCCACCGTTGCGGTCGCCATGGCGACCATGGCGCGGCAATTCGTCGGGGGTCAATTTGCCGTCGTGATTCCTGTCCAGCGCGTCGAAATGTTCGGCCAGGCGCGGGTCGGCTGCGGCCTCGCTGCGATCGATGACGCCGTCGTCGTTCTTGTCCAGCCTGGCGAAGCCGCGCGCATCGGCCGGCGCGGCCGGATCCGGCGGCGGCGGGTTGGCGGCATAGGCGGCGCCGGACAGCACGGCGAGCATGGCCAGGGCGAGCAGCGGATTGCGGTAATTCATGGAAAGCTCCCTGAGGGAAAGGAAGGAACCCGCCGGCGCAGCGGGCGTATACGGCAGTCGCCAGCGCAGCAGCGACGGGCCGCCGAGCGGGCCGGCGCAGCGGCGCCTTCACTGCAATCAACGCCCCGGCACCGGCGCGGTTGACCCGCGCCGGGACGCATTCATGCGGCGGACAGTCGCGGCCGCTGCGATCGCGAAGCGCTATGCTCGGTGCATGGCCATCCACACCGACGCCAGCGACGACCTGCGGCTGTTCCAGACCGGCCAGCACACATGCGGCTATTGGCCCGAGCGACAGGCGCGCGACCTGGTGCTGGACCCGCACGACCCGCGCCTGGGCGCGCTGTATCCGCTGGCGCTGAGCCGGGGGTTCCGCCGCTCCGGCGATCTGGTCTACCGGCCGCATTGCGACCACTGCCGCGCCTGCGTGGCGGTGCGCATCCCGGTCGCCGAGTTCGTGCCCGACCGCAGCCAACGCCGCTGCCTGGCGCGCAATGCCGATATCGACACACGCATCGTCGCCGCCGAACGCAACGAGGAGCAGTTGGCGCTGTACCAGCGCTACCTGCGCATGCGCCATCCCGGCGGCGGCATGGACGCGCACGGCGCGCACGAGTTCGACCAGTTCCTGATCGGCCGCTGGTCGCACGGGCGCTTCCTGGAGATGCGGCAGAAGACCGCGGACGGACAGCGCGGGCCGCTGCTGGGCGTGGCGGTCACCGACATCGCCGAGCATGCCTTGTCGGCGGTCTACACCTTCTACGATCCCGACGTTGCCGCGCGCGGGCTCGGCACGCTGGCGATCCTGCAGCAGATCGCATGGGCCAGGCGCGAAGGCCGGGGCCATCTGTACCTGGGCTACTGGATCCGCGGCCACCAGAAGATGGACTACAAACGCCGCTTCCGGCCGTTGCAGGCCTATGACGGGCGCACCTGGCGCGCGTTCGACGACGACGCAGGCCGCCTCGGCGACTGAGCCTGCGGCCAGTGGGCAGCGGTCCGCGCAGCATGCGCGCCGGCCCGGCTGCGACAACCACGCGCGGCGTACCCACCACGCAGCGCCGATCCGTGCGCCGCCACGGCGCCATCGTGCGGACATGCGCCGCATGCGAACATGCGCGCATGAACCCACGTGCCCTGTTGTTGCTTGCCCTGACCCTGCTGTGCGGCGCCTGCGCGCACACCGGCTCTGCTCCGAGAGCGGCCACGCCCGCCGCGCCCGCCAGCGCGCCGCTGCGCCTGGCCACCTACAACACCTCGCTGTACTCGGACGAGGCCGGCGGCCTGATCGCCACACTGCAGGGCGACAGCGCGCAGGCGCGCAAGATCGCCGCGGTGCTGCAGCAGGTGCGCCCGGACCTGGTGCTGCTCAATGAGTTCGACTACGACGACGCGCATCGCGCCGCCGACCTGTTCCAGCAGCGCTATCTCGAAGTCGCCCAGCCCGGCGGCGGCGCCGCGTTGCGCTATCCGTACCGCTACCTGGCCGCAGTGAACACCGGCGTGCCCAGCGGCCTGGACCTGGACAACGACGGCAGCGTCGGCGGCAGCGGCCGCGCGCGCGGCAACGACGCCTGGGGCTACGGCCTGCATCCGGGCCAGTACGGCATGCTGCTACTGTCCAGGTACCCGATCGACGCCGCCGCGGTGCGCAGCTTCCGTCTGCTCAAGTGGAGCGCGATGCCCGGCGCGCTGCGTCCGACCGATCCGGCCAGCGGCCGCACCTTCTACAACGATGCGGTGTGGGCGCAACTGCGGCTGTCGTCGAAATCGCATTGGGATGTGCCGGTGCGCACGCCGTGGGGCATGGTCCACGCGCTGGTCGCGCATCCCACGCCGCCGGTGTTCGACGGCGCCGAGAAGCGCAACGCCGCACGCAACCACGACGAACTGCGGCTGTGGCGCGAGTATCTGGACAACGGCGCCAGCACCGCCTGGCTGTGCGACGACGCCGGCCGTTGCGGCGGCCTGGCCGCCGACGCGCGCTTCGTGATCCTCGGCGATCTCAACAACGACGTCATCGACGGCGACGGCCGCCACGACGCGATCCGCGCGCTGGTCGAACACCCGCGCGTGCTGCCCTACCCGACCCCGCACAGCGCCGGCGGCGAAGAAGCCGCGCGTGCCTACGCCGCGCAGGGCATCGCCCACCATGGCCCGCCGCAGCAGGTCACCGGCGATTTCGGGCCGAAGGCGGGCGCGATGCGGCTGGACTATGTGCTGCCGTCCAGCAACTTCCGCTACCTGGACAGCGGCGTGTTCTGGCCGGCCTCCAGCGCGCCGGCCGCGGCGATCGCCGACGGCAGCGACCATCACCTGGTATGGGTGGATGTGGCTGCGGAGCCGGGATTGGGGAGTCGGAATTAGCGGATTCGCGGTGCCGGCGGTCGGCCGGCGACTGAACTGATCCGAGCCTGCGGGGTTGCCGCACATCGGCCTTGGTCCAGATCAAGGGCAAGACCGCGCAAACGCTATCCAATGCCGCTGGAGGCAGCGCTGCAGCGATGAGCGCGGTAGCTGCGGGATGGTTGGCGTGGCGCAGCGCCTGACGGGCGGTCAGGTCACGCCGCGCGGCGCCGGCTGGCGGCCTGACAGGCCCAACCCGCGGGGCCGCTCTTGCGCGCGCCCGGCGCTACGTCATCGCCAGGGCGTGGGCATCCTCTACACGTTCTCGCTCTTCCTTGCCGCGTGCACGCGCAAGCGCGGCGCGATCCGCCTGGGGAGGGATGACACGCCCTAGCCATCGCGCGCGGCCAGCCAGCGGTGCAGCGCCGCCGGCACTTCGCGCTGCGCGCGGCCGGATACGTAGATGCCGATATGCCCGCCGCGGAAGCTGAGTTCGGCGTAGTCGTCGCTGCCGACCAGGCCGCGCAGCGCGCGCGAGGCGTCCGGCGGCACCAGATGGTCCTGCTCGGCATAGATGTTGAGCACCGGCATGGCGACCCGGGCCAGGTCCACGGCGTGCTCGCCGATGCGCGCGCGGCCATGCATCAGCGCGTTGTCCTGGTAGAACTGCTTGACGAACTCGCGGAAGGTCTCGCCGGCCAGGTCGGGCGAATCGAAGATCCATTTTTCCATGCGCAGGAAGTCTTCCAGGGCGCGCGGATCGTCGAGGATGTCCAGCAGCCCGACGTACTTCTGCAGGTTCAGCCGGAACGGCTTGAGCATCAGGTAGCTGGCGTTCATCAGATCCGCCGGCACGTTGCCCAGCGTATCCACGAACAAATCCACGTCCACCTGCCGCGCCCAGTTGGACAGCATGTTGTCCGGGGTGTGGAAATCCACCGGCGCGACCATGGTCACCAGGTTGCGCACCTTCGCCGGCTGCAGCGCCGCATAGCACAGCGAGAAGGTGCCGCCCTGGCAGATGCCGAGCACGTTGATCGGCGCCGCGGCGGCGCCGCGCAGGTGATCGACCGCGCCGTCGATGTAGCGCAGCAGATAGTCTTCCAGGGTCAGGTAGCGCTCGGAACGGTCGGGGTAGCCCCAATCCAGCACATAGACGTCTTCGCCCAGCGCCAGCAGGCCCTGCACCAGCGAGCGGTCGGCCTGCAGGTCGACCATGTACGGGCGATTGACCAGCGCATAGACGATCAGCAGCGGCACCTTCGCGGTGGGCGGCTGCTTGCCAACGAAGCGGTACAGCACCACTTTGCCGTCGCGCCACACTTCCTGCCGCTCGGTGACGCCGTATTGCACCTCGTCCAGCCCTGGCAGCAGGCGCAGCCCCTCCAGCAGCTTGCGTTGCAGTTCCAGCGTTTCCTGCAGCAGGTCGTCGCTGCTGAAGCTCAACGGCCCTTTCATGCGCGGCTCCGGCGCGGCGCCGCACCCGGCTTGCCGCGGGCCGGCTTGGCGGCGGGCCTGGAGGTCGCGGCAGGCTTGGACTTGGACG
Protein-coding regions in this window:
- a CDS encoding EF-hand domain-containing protein, producing the protein MNYRNPLLALAMLAVLSGAAYAANPPPPDPAAPADARGFARLDKNDDGVIDRSEAAADPRLAEHFDALDRNHDGKLTPDELPRHGRHGDRNGGPRDGGPLAKLDTNKDGRISRDEAKADPKFAARFDKMDANQDGFVDRADFELRAKQHRDAWFVEADTNKDGMLSRAEFDAAQAMWMHKPGQKPGQKPGAKPMPAAPDAN
- the tesB gene encoding acyl-CoA thioesterase II, with translation MSAKPPAPVVSELIELLSLERLEDNLFRGQSRDIGAKYVFGGQVLGQALSAAQATVDNGRRVHSLHAYFLRAGDIDHPIVYDVDRTRDGGSFSVRRVTAIQHGQVIFFCAASFQEQEDGATHQLKMPEVPQPEDIEPTQAARPDVLATLPTKVQRWLARGGPFEFRHVYPRDELNPPKRPPFQQMWLRLSEPVGDAPELHQALLAYASDFHLLGTATFPHGISYYTPNVQMASLDHALWFHRPFRADDWLLYSLDSPSAQSSRGLARGQFFTRDGVLVASTAQEGLIRVVPEAGAAAQVPARH
- a CDS encoding arginyltransferase, translating into MAIHTDASDDLRLFQTGQHTCGYWPERQARDLVLDPHDPRLGALYPLALSRGFRRSGDLVYRPHCDHCRACVAVRIPVAEFVPDRSQRRCLARNADIDTRIVAAERNEEQLALYQRYLRMRHPGGGMDAHGAHEFDQFLIGRWSHGRFLEMRQKTADGQRGPLLGVAVTDIAEHALSAVYTFYDPDVAARGLGTLAILQQIAWARREGRGHLYLGYWIRGHQKMDYKRRFRPLQAYDGRTWRAFDDDAGRLGD
- a CDS encoding endonuclease/exonuclease/phosphatase family protein, which gives rise to MNPRALLLLALTLLCGACAHTGSAPRAATPAAPASAPLRLATYNTSLYSDEAGGLIATLQGDSAQARKIAAVLQQVRPDLVLLNEFDYDDAHRAADLFQQRYLEVAQPGGGAALRYPYRYLAAVNTGVPSGLDLDNDGSVGGSGRARGNDAWGYGLHPGQYGMLLLSRYPIDAAAVRSFRLLKWSAMPGALRPTDPASGRTFYNDAVWAQLRLSSKSHWDVPVRTPWGMVHALVAHPTPPVFDGAEKRNAARNHDELRLWREYLDNGASTAWLCDDAGRCGGLAADARFVILGDLNNDVIDGDGRHDAIRALVEHPRVLPYPTPHSAGGEEAARAYAAQGIAHHGPPQQVTGDFGPKAGAMRLDYVLPSSNFRYLDSGVFWPASSAPAAAIADGSDHHLVWVDVAAEPGLGSRN
- a CDS encoding class III poly(R)-hydroxyalkanoic acid synthase subunit PhaC — translated: MKGPLSFSSDDLLQETLELQRKLLEGLRLLPGLDEVQYGVTERQEVWRDGKVVLYRFVGKQPPTAKVPLLIVYALVNRPYMVDLQADRSLVQGLLALGEDVYVLDWGYPDRSERYLTLEDYLLRYIDGAVDHLRGAAAAPINVLGICQGGTFSLCYAALQPAKVRNLVTMVAPVDFHTPDNMLSNWARQVDVDLFVDTLGNVPADLMNASYLMLKPFRLNLQKYVGLLDILDDPRALEDFLRMEKWIFDSPDLAGETFREFVKQFYQDNALMHGRARIGEHAVDLARVAMPVLNIYAEQDHLVPPDASRALRGLVGSDDYAELSFRGGHIGIYVSGRAQREVPAALHRWLAARDG